A window of the Pongo abelii isolate AG06213 chromosome 10, NHGRI_mPonAbe1-v2.0_pri, whole genome shotgun sequence genome harbors these coding sequences:
- the TAS2R14 gene encoding taste receptor type 2 member 14 — protein MGGVIKNISTFVLIVEFIIGNLGNSFIALVNCIDWVKRRKISLVDQLLTALAISRISLVWLIFGSWCVSAFFPALFATEKMFRMLTNIWAVTNHFSVWLATGLGTFYFLKIANFSNSIFIYLKWRVKKVVLVLLLVTSVFLFLNIALINIHINASINGYGGNKTCSSDSNDFTRFSSLIALTSSVFIFIPFILSLAIFLLLTFSLWKHCKKMQHTVKASGDASTKAHRGVMQTVIAFLLLYPIFSLSFFIAVWTSGWLEENLIILSQVMGMAYPSCHSCILILGNKKLRQASLSVLWWLKYRFKDGEPSGHKGFRESS, from the coding sequence ATGGGTGGTGTCATAAAGAACATATCTACATTCGTTTTAATTGTGGAATTTATAATTGGAAATTTAGGAAATAGTTTCATAGCACTGGTGAACTGTATTGACTGGGTCAAGAGAAGAAAGATCTCTTTAGTTGATCAGCTCCTCACTGCTTTGGCAATCTCTAGAATTAGCCTGGTTTGGTTAATATTCGGAAGCTGGTGTGTGTCTGCGTTTTTCCCAGCTTTGTTTGCCACTGAAAAAATGTTCAGAATGCTTACTAATATCTGGGCAGTGACCAATCATTTTAGTGTCTGGTTAGCTACAGGCCTCggtactttttattttctcaagatAGCCAATTTTTCTAACTCTATTTTTATCTACCTAAAGTGGAGAGTTAAAAAGGTGGTTTTGGTGCTGCTTCTTGTGACTTCAGtcttcttgtttttaaatattgcacTGATAAACATCCATATAAATGCCAGTATCAACGGATACGGAGGAAACAAGACTTGCAGTTCTGATTCAAATGACTTTACACGATTTTCCAGTCTTATTGCATTAACCAGCAGTGTGTTCATTTTCATACCCTTTATTTTGTCCCTGGCAATTTTTCTTCTCCTCACCTTCTCCCTGTGGAAACATTGCAAGAAGATGCAGCACACTGTCAAAGCATCTGGAGATGCCAGCACCAAAGCCCACAGAGGAGTTATGCAAACTGTGATTGCTTTCCTCCTACTCTATcccattttctctctgtcttttttcatAGCAGTTTGGACCTCTGGATGGTTGGAGGAAAATCTAATTATTCTTTCCCAGGTGATGGGAATGGCTTATCCTTCATGTCACTCATGTATTCTGATTCTTGGAAACAAGAAGCTGAGACAGGCCTCTCTGTCAGTGCTATGGTGGCTGAAATACAGGTTCAAAGATGGGGAGCCCTCAGGTCACAAAGGATTTAGGGAATCATCttga